A stretch of the Vitis vinifera cultivar Pinot Noir 40024 chromosome 16, ASM3070453v1 genome encodes the following:
- the LOC109124235 gene encoding uncharacterized protein LOC109124235: MKKKYEGNERVKRSILQALRKEFETLEMKSGEGVSDYFSRVMFVANKTRVHGEQMRDVTIVQKILRSLSDKFNYVVCSIEESKDIDLLSIDELQSSLIVHEQKFHRHKGEEQALKVIHEENVGGKGRGR, from the coding sequence ATGAAGAAGAAGTATGAGGGCAATGAAAGGGTGAAACGATCCATTCTTCAAGCTCTTCGCAAAGAGTTTGAAACTCTTGAGATGAAATCTGGTGAAGGTGTCTCTGACTATTTCTCAAGAGTGATGTTTGTAGCCAATAAGACGAGAGTTCATGGTGAACAAATGAGAGATGTTACAATAGTACAAAAAATACTTCGATCATTGAGTGACAAATTCAATTATGTTGTTTGTTCAATTGAAGAGTCTAAGGACATTGACCTCCTATCGATTGATGAACTGCAAAGTTCCTTAATTGTTCACGAGCAGAAGTTCCATAGGCACAAAGGAGAAGAGCAGGCACTCAAGGTAATTCATGAAGAAAATGTAGGAGGAAAAGGTCGTGGTCGCTGA
- the LOC100240839 gene encoding putative germin-like protein 2-1, whose protein sequence is MKKMGASTLAYIVLLAMAFSVASASDPSPLQDFCVAVNDTNDSVFVNGKFCKDPKLATPNDFFFSGLRVPGNTSNKLGSMVTPANVAQIPGLNTLGVSLARVDYAPYGLNPPHTHPRATEILTVLEGTLYVGFVTSNPDNRLISKVLYKGDVFVFPQGLIHFQLNVGKTNAVAIASLSSQNPGVITIANAVFGSKPAISADVLTKAFQVDKNVINYLQSQFWTDNHTY, encoded by the exons ATGAAGAAGATGGGAGCTAGCACCCTTGCATACATTGTACTCTTGGCTATGGCATTTTCTGTTGCCTCTGCCTCTGACCCCAGTCCTCTTCAGGACTTCTGTGTAGCTGTTAATGATACTAACGACTCTG TGTTTGTGAATGGGAAATTCTGCAAGGATCCAAAGCTTGCAACGCCAAATGATTTCTTCTTTTCGGGGCTTCGTGTTCCAGGGAATACATCAAACAAACTTGGGTCGATGGTCACACCAGCAAACGTGGCACAGATACCTGGACTCAACACCCTTGGCGTTTCCCTCGCTCGGGTTGACTATGCGCCATACGGTCTCAACCCTCCCCACACCCACCCGCGTGCCACAGAGATCCTCACTGTCTTGGAGGGCACACTTTATGTGGGCTTTGTCACCTCTAACCCTGACAACCGCCTCATCTCCAAGGTCCTTTACAAAGGAGACGTTTTTGTCTTCCCACAAGGTCTCATTCACTTCCAGCTCAATGTGGGAAAAACAAACGCAGTGGCCATTGCTTCATTGAGTAGCCAGAACCCAGGCGTGATCACCATTGCAAATGCAGTGTTTGGATCAAAGCCAGCAATATCAGCTGATGTTCTCACGAAGGCCTTCCAAGTGGACAAGAATGTGATTAACTATCTTCAATCTCAGTTCTGGACTGACAACCACACCTACTAG
- the LOC109124150 gene encoding uncharacterized protein LOC109124150 — MRGAVVVVAALVVCGWGNVQMASADTSPSQCKEERNLLVNACRPVIYGRSPSADCCQRVRVSHEECVCSYVTPKTASIIGVIGVDNVVKKIEGCGRTVPRKYKCGSISFIC; from the exons ATGAGGGGGGcagtggtggtggtggctgCATTGGTGGTATGCGGTTGGGGGAATGTTCAGATGGCAAGTGCGGACACGAGTCCCAGCCAGTGCAAAGAGGAGAGGAACCTGCTGGTTAACGCTTGCAGGCCAGTGATCTACGGGCGCAGCCCATCTGCGGATTGCTGCCAGCGCGTTCGAGTGAGCCATGAGGAGTGTGTGTGCTCCTACGTCACTCCCAAGACCGCCTCCATCATTGGGGTCATTGGTGTTGACAACGTGGTTAAGAAAATTGAAGGGTGTGGAAGGACAGTGCCTCGCAAATACAAGTGTGGGA GTATCAGTTTTATTTGTTAG